One window from the genome of Crassostrea angulata isolate pt1a10 unplaced genomic scaffold, ASM2561291v2 HiC_scaffold_294, whole genome shotgun sequence encodes:
- the LOC128170060 gene encoding uncharacterized protein LOC128170060: MASLRILLGSLALLGIPAFVFCGECCKAHYDLRLQYNDEKWCSNYCCDQIVKFDCCDNGLLQVPSSERTDYCVDYFHSNGWAAALIVIGSIALIVGLCVCCCKACCCRSQSVGVQGANPGVTVVNSAMQQTVNPNHTVQQQPGYPVNQVPSYPA; the protein is encoded by the exons ATGGCATCTTTAAGGATTCTTCTCGGCAGTCTTGCATTACTTG GTATCCCGGCGTTTGTATTTTGTGGTGAGTGCTGCAAGGCCCATTATGACCTTCGCTTACAATACAATGATGAGAAGTGGTGCAGCAACTATTGTTGCGATCAGATAGTGAAGTTTGACTGTTGCGACAATGGCCTTTTACAAGTACCATCTAGTGAGAGAACCGACTACTGTGTTGATTATTTCCACAGTAATGG GTGGGCGGCTGCACTGATCGTCATAGGAAGCATCGCCCTGATTGTTGGTCTGTGTGTCTGTTGCTGTAAAGCATGTTGTTGTAGGAGCCAGTCGGTGGGCGTGCAAGGAGCCAACCCAG GTGTTACTGTGGTCAATTCCGCGATGCAGCAGACAGTGAATCCAAACCACACGGTGCAGCAACAGCCGGGGTATCCCGTGAACCAGGTCCCGAGCTACCCAGCCTAG